Proteins encoded together in one Eubalaena glacialis isolate mEubGla1 chromosome 7, mEubGla1.1.hap2.+ XY, whole genome shotgun sequence window:
- the SLC22A13 gene encoding LOW QUALITY PROTEIN: solute carrier family 22 member 13 (The sequence of the model RefSeq protein was modified relative to this genomic sequence to represent the inferred CDS: inserted 4 bases in 3 codons; deleted 1 base in 1 codon; substituted 2 bases at 2 genomic stop codons) produces the protein MPESSTYAPLSSSSQLNLVCGRKHPKETSQSVYLARLLIGALTFGPLCDWIGRKATILVXLLLFAILGMAAAFVPGFELYTALRFAVATAVVGYNFSSVTLLAEWVGPWRRTRPVVLAQCTFSMGQMALAGLTHGVQSWRLFQMAGTAPXLPLFLYFWALPETARWLLTRGRVEEAKQPIQRVASVNKRKLSPELLSQMVPEKTGPTGNALDLFRHPQLRKVTLILFYVWFVDSLEYFGLGLKVGDFGLDIYLXQLIFRAVEVPARYSSIFVMERLGLKWSQLGTLVLGGVMCITIIFVPADLPVVGTVMALVGKVATAAGFTISYVYSAELFPTVIRXGLQMGMGLVGIFSRIRGILKPLMILLGECHTALPMLIYGSLPIGAGLLCALLPETRGQTLKDTIDDLEQESCPHSLNAVPSEKDXEASGSTSSPGVAFRAARTSECVSEARPAAAESCLNTPLGTAGPKSPASKTIAAHEPDCLLSLFLHPNCWSRLERVTLPTSPICESMVTSANWVFSSTSYSYQLFKSARFPTLTSGYF, from the exons ATGCCAGAGAGCAGCACATATGCTCCTTTGAGCTCATCCTCCCAG CTTAACCTGGTCTGTGGTCGGAAGCATCCGAAGGAGACCTCCCAGTCGGTGTACCTGGCTAGGCTTCTCATTGGGGCGCTCACCTTCGGGCCCCTCTGTGACTG GATTGGCCGCAAGGCCACTATCCTGGTGTAGCTGCTACTCTTCGCCATCCTTGGCATGGCCGCAGCCTTTGTGCCCGGCTTTGAACTCTACACGGCCCTGCGCTTTGCTGTGGCCACGGCCGTCGTTGGATATAACTTCAGCAGCGTCACCCTAC TTGCAGAGTGGGTGGGGCCCTGGCGGAGAACTCGGCCTGTGGTCCTGGCCCAGTGCACCTTCTCCATGGGGCAGATGGCCCTCGCAGGACTCACCCATGGCGTCCAGAGCTGGAGGCTCTTCCAGATGGCTGGCACTGCAC GTCTTCCGCTCTTCCTTTACTTCTG GGCTCTGCCGGAAACTGCACGGTGGCTCCTGACCCGGGGGAGGGTAGAGGAGGCTAAACAACCGATCCAGAGGGTGGCCTCAGTCAACAAGCGAAAACTCTCCCCCGAGCTCCTGAGCCA GATGGTCCCAGAGAAGACCGGCCCCACGGGGAATGCCCTGGATCTTTTCAGACACCCCCAGCTCCGGAAGGTGACCCTGATTCTCTTCTATGTCTG GTTCGTGGACAGCCTGGAATACTTCGGCCTGGGCCTCAAGGTGGGGGACTTTGGCCTGGATATCTACCT ACAGTTAATCTTCAGAGCGGTTGAGGTACCCGCCCGCTACTCCAGCATCTTCGTGATGGAGCGGTTGGGCCTCAAGTGGAGCCAGTTGGGGACTCTGGTTCTGGGTGGCGTCATGTGT ATCACCATCATCTTTGTCCCGGCAG ATCTACCCGTGGTGGGCACTGTGATGGCCCTGGTGGGGAAGGTTGCCACGGCGGCCGGATTTACCATCTCCTACGTGTACTCTGCTGAGCTCTTCCCCACTGTCATCAGGTAAGGACTGCAG ATGGGCATGGGGCTGGTGGGCATCTTCTCGAGGATCAGGGGCATCCTCAAGCCACTCATGATCCTGCTGGGTGAGTGCCACACGGCCCTCCCTATGCTCATCTACGGCAGCCTCCCCATCGGGGCTGGCTTACTCTGTGCCCTGCTGCCAGAAACACGTGGCCAGACCCTGAAGGACACCATCGACGACCTGGAGCAGGAGTCCTGCCCACA ctctctGAACGCAGTGCCCTCGGAAAAGG TCGAGGCCTCAGGAAGTACTTCTAGCCCAGGGGTGGCCTTTAGAGCAGCACGTACCTCTGAGTGTGTCTCCGAAgccagaccagcagcagcagagAGCTGCCTAAACACTCCCCTGGGAACAGCTGGACCT AAGAGTCCAGCTAGCAAAACCATAGCAGCACATGAGCCCGACTGtctgctttctctcttcctgCACCCCAACTGCTGGTCACGGCTAGAGAGAGTCACACTCCCGACAAGTCCGATCTGTGAATCCATGGTCACCAGCGCCAACTGGGTCTTTAGCAGCACCTCGTATTCCTACCAGCTTTTCAAGTCAGCTCGTTTTCCAACTCTCACCAGTGGCTATTTCTAA
- the LOC133094615 gene encoding deoxyuridine 5'-triphosphate nucleotidohydrolase, mitochondrial-like — protein sequence MPCSQETQVVSPSKVAWLAQEGGIPLHFAQLSKHTAAQTKGSTRTAGSDLYSAYDCTVPPMDKALVKTDIQIPLPSGCYGRVAPCSSLAAKHFIDVEAGVIDEDYRGNVGVVLFNCGKEKFEVKKCDEIAQLICEQIFFTQK from the coding sequence ATGCCCTGCTCTCAGGAAACACAAGTCGTCTCCCCCAGCAAGGTGGCCTGGCTTGCACAGGAGGGAGGCATACCGCTCCACTTTGCCCAGCTTTCGAAGCACACCGCCGCCCAGACCAAGGGGTCTACACGCACCGCGGGCTCTGACCTGTACAGTGCCTATGATTGCACAGTACCACCTATGGATAAAGCCCTTGTGAAAACCGACATTCAGATACCTCTTCCTTCTGGGTGCTATGGGAGAGTAGCTCCATGTTCTAGCTTGGCTGCAAAACACTTCATAGATGTAGAAGCTGGTGTCATAGATGAAGATTATAGAGGAAATGTTGGTGTTGTACTATTTAATTGTGgcaaagaaaagtttgaagtaAAAAAGTGTGATGAAATTGCACAGCTCATTtgtgaacagattttttttaccCAGAAATAG